From a region of the Actinomadura luzonensis genome:
- a CDS encoding ribonuclease domain-containing protein encodes MDGSCALARCADARSAASIWSAKGYPTSRGWYSWPDGRDNYTGGRFRNREGRLPGGAAYYEYDVYPRARGAARDAYRIVVDRGSGAAWFSPDHYTGFHRL; translated from the coding sequence GTGGACGGCTCCTGCGCCCTGGCGCGGTGCGCCGACGCGCGCTCGGCCGCCTCCATCTGGTCGGCCAAGGGCTACCCGACCAGCCGCGGCTGGTACTCCTGGCCCGACGGCAGGGACAACTACACCGGCGGGCGCTTCCGCAACCGGGAGGGCCGGCTGCCGGGCGGGGCCGCCTACTACGAGTACGACGTGTACCCGCGGGCGCGGGGCGCGGCGCGGGACGCCTACCGGATCGTCGTCGACCGGGGCAGCGGCGCCGCCTGGTTCTCGCCCGACCACTACACCGGCTTCCACCGCCTCTGA
- the lanL gene encoding class IV lanthionine synthetase LanL, producing the protein MSPVVDVPQILTEFAAAHGRDVHQDETWISVHDPAGHLPAQGWKIHVSARPGTLGETLGRALPVLLEHGCDFKVVRSAEMLRQLNSGDLDAGAVGKALTAYPAEERVVALGHALAGALAGLSAPRIVSDRRVRPDAPVYYRYAPFLPQYRVDDNGDFELVVVGPDGERLPGAAGPEFACPPWAADPFRPAPDRTGSASGAKAGDAAARLIGNRYRVTSGVVRGPRGNVYRATDPGGRPVIVKEARAYVGENPEGWDLRMYLRYELRVLRALRGVAGVPRPLDHFRHGDDEFLVMTDAGSLDLNRHVGELGLFTEGGGERDLRTLAARLLAVLDAVHARGVVVRDLSPKNVVLGDDGALTLIDFGTSRHEGLQLPGWTRGYSVPDQHTGRDSEPADDYFSLGATLFFACTGMNPVMIDPDPAVNAERTLMCLDRVFPAPAGVVALLPALMSTDPAERTSAAARLRALTPAAPAAGPASAGAAGAVPARRPPTVRCTGDLLARALDHTARDCARFAETLMDAGEDARRAAPPVTNVYAGSAGLGMELLQHPETKATAADLARWTARVLPPVPLPPGLYFGRTGTALFLAAARLAAVPELDRPRPLALADLAGDQRADQAHGVAGIGAGHLALAAIDQDPGHLAVAAECARRLIAGEVTAAEDAVAPAQPGTGVAVDTAYAHGDAGCADFLLAYHEATGDPAAGQAARERVAALAVAAEALLAELAGSAARPMGASWCQGMSGIASTLAHAARAYDEHRYLDLAERGARACLALAPQAWVVSQCCGLAGIGEALADLALATGDAAYWRGAEEVAELMLLRSGGEPAAPVFPGNDLDKPGYTWGTGAAGVLSFLRRLDRRTGPRLWTPTGPPLT; encoded by the coding sequence ATGTCGCCTGTCGTTGACGTGCCGCAAATCCTGACGGAATTCGCCGCCGCGCACGGCCGCGACGTTCACCAGGACGAAACCTGGATAAGCGTGCACGATCCGGCCGGGCACCTGCCGGCGCAGGGCTGGAAGATCCACGTCTCGGCCCGGCCGGGAACGCTGGGCGAGACACTCGGCCGCGCGCTGCCGGTGCTGCTGGAGCACGGGTGCGACTTCAAGGTCGTGCGCTCGGCCGAGATGCTGCGGCAGCTCAACTCCGGCGACCTGGACGCGGGCGCGGTCGGCAAGGCCCTCACCGCCTACCCGGCCGAGGAGCGGGTGGTCGCGCTCGGGCACGCGCTGGCCGGCGCGCTGGCCGGGCTGTCCGCCCCGCGCATCGTCAGCGACCGCCGGGTACGCCCCGACGCGCCGGTCTACTACCGGTACGCGCCCTTCCTGCCCCAGTACCGGGTGGACGACAACGGCGACTTCGAGCTCGTCGTGGTCGGCCCGGACGGGGAGCGGCTGCCGGGCGCGGCCGGGCCCGAGTTCGCCTGCCCGCCGTGGGCCGCCGACCCCTTCCGCCCCGCCCCCGACCGTACCGGAAGCGCCTCGGGCGCGAAGGCCGGGGACGCCGCCGCCCGGCTGATCGGCAACCGGTACCGGGTCACCAGCGGCGTCGTCCGCGGGCCGCGCGGCAACGTCTACCGCGCCACCGACCCCGGCGGCCGTCCCGTCATCGTCAAGGAGGCCCGCGCCTACGTCGGGGAGAACCCCGAGGGCTGGGACCTGCGCATGTACCTGCGCTACGAGCTGCGCGTGCTGCGCGCCCTGCGCGGGGTGGCGGGCGTGCCCAGGCCGCTCGACCACTTCCGGCACGGCGACGACGAGTTCCTGGTCATGACCGACGCCGGCAGCCTCGACCTCAACCGGCACGTCGGCGAGCTCGGCCTCTTCACCGAAGGAGGGGGCGAGCGGGACCTGCGGACGCTGGCGGCGCGGCTGCTCGCGGTGCTGGACGCCGTCCACGCCCGGGGCGTCGTCGTCCGCGACCTGTCGCCGAAGAACGTCGTGCTCGGCGACGACGGCGCGCTCACCCTCATCGACTTCGGCACCAGCCGCCACGAGGGCCTGCAACTGCCCGGCTGGACCCGCGGCTACAGCGTCCCCGACCAGCACACGGGCCGCGACTCCGAGCCCGCCGACGACTACTTCTCCCTGGGCGCCACCCTCTTCTTCGCCTGCACCGGCATGAACCCCGTCATGATCGACCCGGACCCGGCCGTCAACGCCGAGCGCACCCTCATGTGCCTGGACCGGGTCTTCCCCGCCCCGGCGGGCGTCGTCGCGCTGCTGCCCGCCCTGATGAGCACCGACCCGGCCGAACGGACCTCCGCCGCCGCCCGCCTCCGCGCCCTGACCCCCGCCGCCCCCGCCGCCGGCCCGGCTTCCGCCGGGGCCGCCGGGGCCGTCCCCGCGCGGCGTCCCCCGACGGTCCGCTGCACCGGCGACCTGCTGGCCCGCGCCCTCGACCACACCGCCCGCGACTGCGCCCGCTTCGCCGAGACCCTGATGGACGCCGGCGAGGACGCCCGCCGCGCCGCCCCGCCCGTCACCAACGTCTACGCGGGCTCCGCCGGCCTCGGCATGGAGCTGCTGCAACACCCCGAGACCAAGGCCACCGCCGCCGACCTGGCCCGCTGGACCGCCCGCGTCCTGCCGCCCGTGCCCCTCCCGCCGGGCCTGTACTTCGGCCGCACCGGCACCGCGCTCTTCCTGGCCGCCGCCCGCCTGGCCGCCGTGCCCGAGCTGGACCGGCCGCGCCCGCTGGCCCTCGCCGACCTGGCCGGCGACCAGCGCGCCGACCAGGCGCACGGCGTCGCCGGCATCGGCGCCGGCCACCTGGCGCTGGCCGCGATCGACCAGGACCCCGGTCACCTGGCCGTCGCCGCCGAGTGCGCCAGGCGGCTGATCGCCGGCGAGGTCACCGCCGCCGAGGACGCCGTGGCCCCCGCCCAGCCGGGCACCGGCGTCGCCGTGGACACCGCCTACGCCCACGGCGACGCGGGCTGCGCCGACTTCCTGCTCGCCTACCACGAGGCCACCGGCGATCCCGCCGCCGGGCAGGCGGCCCGCGAGCGCGTCGCCGCCCTCGCCGTCGCCGCCGAGGCGCTGCTGGCCGAGCTGGCCGGTTCGGCCGCCCGGCCGATGGGCGCGTCGTGGTGCCAGGGCATGTCCGGCATCGCGAGCACCCTCGCGCACGCCGCCCGCGCCTACGACGAGCACCGCTACCTCGACCTGGCCGAGCGCGGCGCGCGCGCCTGCCTGGCCCTCGCCCCGCAGGCGTGGGTGGTCTCGCAGTGCTGCGGCCTGGCCGGCATCGGCGAGGCCCTGGCGGACCTCGCCCTCGCCACCGGCGACGCCGCGTACTGGCGCGGCGCCGAGGAGGTCGCCGAGCTGATGCTGCTGCGCAGCGGTGGCGAGCCGGCCGCCCCCGTCTTCCCCGGCAACGACCTGGACAAGCCCGGCTACACCTGGGGGACGGGCGCGGCCGGCGTGCTGTCGTTCCTGCGCCGCCTGGACCGCCGCACCGGCCCCCGCCTCTGGACGCCCACCGGCCCCCCGCTCACCTGA
- a CDS encoding peroxiredoxin family protein, with translation MSAAAGAASLAVIVVLVVAAAGKARDVRGFAADLAGYRLLPSGLTTPAAWAVIAAELVAAGLLAVPGTRTLGAVLAAALFAAFLAAMAAALGRGLDVPCGCFGGRAARVGPRSLVRTGLLLAAAVTAAVTAAAGGAAPVTPGRALQAVLLLAVIVAVPLLVPSRTRAGRAAGRAAGRAAGRAAARAAGRAAGGGGRAAVPRGPRPGDLFVLAAPPPRAAERTLYALISPGCGLCAQVLPALATLPEGTGLDVVLVTAAPEAEARAYLDARGVRLPLLADPDVYDANDIPWPPFAVLTDRAGRVLAAGGVPTPDALTALLDGLPDGAAALKGDHPTG, from the coding sequence GTGAGCGCGGCGGCCGGGGCGGCGTCCCTCGCGGTGATCGTGGTGCTGGTGGTCGCGGCGGCCGGCAAGGCGCGGGACGTGCGGGGCTTCGCCGCCGACCTCGCCGGTTACCGGCTCCTGCCGTCCGGGCTCACGACGCCCGCGGCGTGGGCGGTGATCGCGGCCGAGCTGGTCGCGGCGGGGCTGCTCGCCGTCCCCGGGACCAGGACGCTCGGCGCGGTGCTCGCGGCGGCGCTGTTCGCGGCGTTCCTGGCCGCGATGGCGGCGGCGCTCGGGCGCGGCCTCGACGTGCCGTGCGGCTGCTTCGGCGGCCGGGCGGCCCGGGTGGGCCCGCGCTCGCTGGTGCGGACCGGGCTGCTGCTGGCGGCGGCGGTGACAGCGGCGGTGACGGCGGCGGCCGGCGGCGCGGCCCCGGTCACACCAGGACGAGCGCTCCAGGCCGTGCTGCTGCTGGCCGTGATCGTGGCGGTCCCCCTGCTCGTGCCGTCGCGCACCAGAGCCGGACGGGCGGCCGGACGAGCGGCCGGACGAGCGGCCGGACGAGCGGCCGCACGAGCGGCCGGACGGGCGGCCGGCGGCGGGGGCCGGGCTGCCGTGCCGCGCGGCCCGCGCCCCGGCGACCTCTTCGTCCTGGCCGCCCCACCGCCCCGCGCCGCCGAGCGGACCCTGTACGCGCTGATCTCCCCCGGCTGCGGCCTGTGCGCCCAGGTGCTGCCCGCCCTGGCCACCCTGCCCGAAGGGACCGGCCTGGACGTGGTGCTGGTGACCGCCGCCCCCGAGGCCGAGGCGCGCGCCTACCTGGACGCGCGCGGCGTGCGCCTGCCCCTGCTCGCCGACCCGGACGTCTACGACGCCAACGACATCCCCTGGCCCCCGTTCGCCGTCCTGACCGACCGGGCCGGGCGGGTCCTGGCGGCGGGCGGCGTCCCCACGCCCGATGCCCTGACCGCACTGCTGGACGGCCTGCCGGACGGGGCCGCCGCGCTCAAGGGCGACCACCCGACCGGCTGA
- a CDS encoding carbohydrate ABC transporter permease — protein MAEVLRHRGIGTEAAGAGERPRRPSRRPRAHVAVFVAPFFVAFALFFLAPIGYAIHQSFFKLTSSGLGLTEPTLEFTGLGNYARALGDAAFTASIGRVLLFSLIEVPAMVVCSLALALLLDSARARFRAFFRVSFFLPYGVPGVIASLLWGFLYVPQTSPLVDALAAAGLPHDFLSPGMILPAIANIATWQFAGYNMLVLVAGLQAVPPELYEAARVDGAGELRIAWHIKVPLLRAPLILITVFTLIGTLQLFVEPLILKPMTTAINSDFTPNLAAYNQAFGQSDIHLASAEATLIAIMAFVISFGFLRLVNRKGNRAW, from the coding sequence ATGGCGGAGGTGCTCCGGCACCGGGGCATCGGCACGGAGGCGGCGGGCGCGGGTGAGCGCCCCCGCCGCCCGTCCCGCCGGCCCCGGGCGCACGTCGCGGTGTTCGTCGCGCCGTTCTTCGTGGCCTTCGCGCTGTTCTTCCTGGCGCCGATCGGCTACGCGATCCACCAGAGCTTCTTCAAGCTGACCAGCAGCGGCCTCGGCCTGACCGAGCCGACGCTGGAGTTCACCGGGCTCGGCAACTACGCCAGGGCGCTCGGCGACGCGGCGTTCACCGCGAGCATCGGGCGGGTGCTGCTGTTCAGCCTCATCGAGGTGCCCGCCATGGTGGTGTGCTCGCTGGCGCTCGCCCTGCTGCTGGACTCGGCGCGGGCCCGGTTCCGCGCCTTCTTCCGGGTGTCGTTCTTCCTGCCGTACGGCGTGCCGGGCGTGATCGCGAGCCTGCTGTGGGGCTTCCTGTACGTGCCGCAGACCAGCCCGCTCGTCGACGCGCTGGCCGCGGCCGGCCTGCCGCACGACTTCCTGTCGCCGGGCATGATCCTGCCCGCCATCGCCAACATCGCGACCTGGCAGTTCGCCGGCTACAACATGCTGGTGCTGGTCGCCGGGCTGCAGGCGGTGCCGCCCGAGCTGTACGAGGCGGCCCGCGTGGACGGCGCCGGGGAGCTGCGCATCGCCTGGCACATCAAGGTGCCGCTGCTGCGCGCGCCGCTGATCCTCATCACGGTGTTCACCCTCATCGGCACGCTGCAGCTCTTCGTCGAGCCGCTGATACTCAAGCCGATGACGACCGCGATCAACAGCGACTTCACGCCCAACCTGGCCGCCTACAACCAGGCGTTCGGCCAGTCGGACATCCATCTGGCCTCCGCCGAGGCCACGCTGATCGCGATCATGGCCTTCGTGATCTCGTTCGGCTTCCTGCGGCTGGTCAACAGGAAGGGGAACCGGGCATGGTGA
- a CDS encoding carbohydrate ABC transporter permease, producing the protein MRPSTVVVLALLFAAALYFLLPVVWVLVAATKSTGDLFGTFGLWSPRPQLGQNLSRLFGTGVFGRWIVNSFLYAGLGALAATALSAAAGYAMAKYPFRGREALFNLVLAGVLVPSTVLALPTYLIFSEAGLTGTFWSVLLPGVVSPFGVYLARIHANAAIPDALLESARLDGAGEYRIFATIGLKIMSPALVTIFLFQFIGIWNNYFLPLVMLSDQNLYPVTLGLALWNSQTFRDPAFLELTVAGAAVSALLLVLTMASLQRFWRAGLTAGSVKG; encoded by the coding sequence ATGCGGCCCTCGACGGTGGTGGTGCTGGCGCTGCTGTTCGCGGCGGCGCTGTACTTCCTGCTGCCGGTCGTGTGGGTGCTGGTGGCCGCGACCAAGAGCACCGGCGACCTGTTCGGCACGTTCGGGCTGTGGTCGCCCCGGCCGCAGCTCGGCCAGAACCTGTCGCGGCTGTTCGGCACCGGCGTGTTCGGGCGGTGGATCGTCAACAGCTTCCTGTACGCGGGCCTCGGCGCGCTGGCCGCGACCGCGCTGTCGGCGGCGGCGGGCTACGCGATGGCCAAGTACCCGTTCCGGGGCCGCGAGGCGCTGTTCAACCTGGTGCTGGCGGGCGTGCTGGTGCCCTCGACGGTGCTGGCGCTGCCGACGTACCTGATCTTCAGCGAGGCGGGGCTGACCGGCACGTTCTGGTCGGTGCTGCTGCCCGGCGTGGTCAGCCCGTTCGGCGTCTACCTGGCCCGCATCCACGCGAACGCGGCCATCCCGGACGCGCTGCTGGAGTCGGCGCGGCTGGACGGCGCGGGCGAGTACCGGATCTTCGCCACCATCGGCCTGAAGATCATGAGCCCGGCATTGGTGACGATCTTCCTGTTCCAGTTCATCGGCATCTGGAACAACTACTTCCTGCCGCTGGTCATGCTGAGTGATCAGAACCTCTACCCTGTCACGCTGGGGCTGGCGCTGTGGAACTCCCAGACGTTCCGCGACCCGGCCTTCCTCGAGCTGACGGTCGCCGGCGCTGCGGTGTCCGCTCTGCTTCTCGTCCTGACCATGGCCTCGCTACAGCGCTTCTGGCGGGCCGGCCTCACCGCGGGGAGTGTCAAGGGATGA
- a CDS encoding ABC transporter substrate-binding protein — MGSKVPGLARLTALAVAAGLAVAACGATEPEGGTAVGDPAQPVSLTFWSWVPNIQKAVDAFNASHPGIKVKLETITPGPDGGYAKMLAGVKAGNAPDVAQVGYDSLPSFLVNGALQDITEYAGDDAAKFVDWQWQTGVFGGKVYAIPQASGPMGFYYRKDLFDKWGIEAPKTWDDFAAAAKTIQAKDKKAYISTFAANQAPWMIALAQQAGQQWFGTEGDSWKVTIDNPDTRRMAAFWQKLLDDKLVKTEADMSNAWYKDLQTGAITGWIGGSWGDAIIRGNAPDTAGKWAVAPMPQWPGAAKTVSASWGGGSASAVLKGTKNAAAATEFAVWLNSAPESVNILLSAGYGWPSVKDTSQIPNLRKDDTVFPFYGGQNIWDVFKEADAAVTLDWRWPPVSDALYASLTDNAKAAVQGEGTLTDAFARTQQAMVEQMKAKGLSVTAGG, encoded by the coding sequence ATGGGATCGAAGGTTCCCGGTCTCGCCCGGTTGACGGCGCTCGCCGTCGCGGCCGGTCTCGCCGTCGCGGCGTGCGGCGCTACTGAACCCGAGGGCGGCACCGCCGTCGGCGACCCGGCGCAGCCGGTCTCCTTGACGTTCTGGTCGTGGGTGCCGAACATCCAGAAGGCCGTCGACGCGTTCAACGCCTCCCATCCCGGCATCAAGGTCAAGCTGGAGACGATCACGCCCGGCCCGGACGGCGGCTACGCCAAGATGCTGGCCGGCGTGAAGGCGGGCAACGCGCCGGACGTGGCCCAGGTCGGCTACGACTCGCTGCCGTCGTTCCTCGTCAATGGAGCGCTCCAGGACATCACCGAGTACGCCGGGGACGACGCCGCGAAGTTCGTCGACTGGCAGTGGCAGACCGGCGTCTTCGGCGGCAAGGTCTACGCGATCCCGCAGGCCAGCGGCCCCATGGGCTTCTACTACCGCAAGGACCTGTTCGACAAGTGGGGCATCGAGGCCCCCAAGACGTGGGACGACTTCGCCGCCGCCGCGAAGACGATCCAGGCCAAGGACAAGAAGGCCTACATCTCCACCTTCGCCGCGAACCAGGCGCCGTGGATGATCGCCCTCGCGCAGCAGGCCGGCCAGCAGTGGTTCGGCACCGAGGGCGACTCCTGGAAGGTGACGATCGACAACCCCGACACCCGCCGCATGGCCGCCTTCTGGCAGAAGCTGCTGGACGACAAGCTGGTCAAGACCGAGGCGGACATGTCCAACGCCTGGTACAAGGACCTGCAGACCGGCGCGATCACCGGCTGGATCGGCGGCTCCTGGGGCGACGCGATCATCCGCGGCAACGCCCCTGACACCGCGGGCAAGTGGGCGGTCGCGCCGATGCCGCAGTGGCCGGGCGCGGCCAAGACGGTGTCGGCGAGCTGGGGCGGCGGGTCGGCCTCGGCCGTGCTGAAGGGCACGAAGAACGCGGCCGCGGCCACCGAGTTCGCCGTCTGGCTCAACAGCGCGCCGGAGAGCGTCAACATCCTGTTGTCGGCCGGCTACGGCTGGCCCTCGGTCAAGGACACCAGCCAGATCCCCAACCTGCGGAAGGACGACACGGTCTTCCCCTTCTACGGCGGCCAGAACATCTGGGACGTCTTCAAGGAGGCCGACGCCGCGGTCACGCTGGACTGGCGCTGGCCCCCGGTGAGCGACGCCCTCTACGCCTCGCTGACCGACAACGCCAAGGCGGCCGTCCAGGGCGAGGGCACGCTCACCGACGCCTTCGCCAGGACGCAGCAGGCGATGGTGGAGCAGATGAAGGCCAAGGGCCTCAGCGTGACGGCGGGCGGCTGA
- a CDS encoding ABC transporter ATP-binding protein, with translation MRFWEIWRRILSRPPLPDRSGLAVAYWQSHDEELLTASLGRIARRLPFLVAAALRLAWQASARDTVLALAGNVLAGGFTVYGLLATSDVLGSLFAGGPTPERVRAALPSLALVAVATGLRGALLAAAGWAQARLKPQVERLAETRLFELTTRVDLAAFDDEDFHNAMRRARDSGVPDSATVVEMTIAALTGAVGVLSATAALGLLHPLLMPLLLVTAAPAGWAAIRAARLGYQAFHRLSAARRRKFMLSDLMAERLPAAEVRAFGLRDFLLGEYAKVADLEQDVQLDVARRRTAVKAGGDLLTGVATLAVYGALAAMLAGGVIPLAIAGTAVLAIRAGQSSLAALVQTLNRLYEAGLYFGDYLAFRDLAATRAPAPPGAAPQGLARLEADRVTFAYPGAGRPALREVSVTVRRGEVVALVGENGSGKTTLAKLLAGLYRPQSGAVRWDGHDVTDLDLRKLVSVIAQDHTRWPLTVRENILMGRPEDPDRLAAAVAAAGAAEVVAALPGGYDALLDRRFRGGHDLSGGQWQRIAVARGFYREAELVIFDEPTSALDARAEHALFERIRRHADGRAIVLITHRLASVRYADRIYVLREGRVVEQGTHAELMARAGLYAELYDLQAAAYRHDPPPPDAAGGRASGAERGEGVVVP, from the coding sequence ATGAGGTTTTGGGAAATCTGGCGTCGCATCCTTTCCCGCCCGCCGCTCCCCGACCGGTCGGGCCTCGCGGTCGCGTACTGGCAGAGCCACGACGAGGAGCTGCTGACGGCGAGCCTCGGCAGGATCGCCCGCCGGCTGCCGTTCCTGGTGGCCGCCGCGCTGCGGCTGGCCTGGCAGGCGAGCGCCCGCGACACCGTGCTCGCCCTGGCCGGGAACGTCCTGGCCGGCGGGTTCACCGTGTACGGGCTGCTGGCGACCTCCGACGTGCTCGGCTCGTTGTTCGCCGGCGGGCCCACGCCGGAGCGGGTGCGGGCGGCGCTGCCGTCCCTGGCCCTGGTCGCCGTGGCCACCGGCCTGCGCGGCGCGCTGCTGGCCGCCGCCGGATGGGCGCAGGCGCGCCTCAAGCCGCAGGTCGAGCGGCTGGCCGAGACGCGACTGTTCGAGCTGACCACCCGCGTGGACCTCGCGGCCTTCGACGACGAGGACTTCCACAACGCCATGCGCCGGGCCCGCGACAGCGGCGTGCCCGACTCGGCGACGGTGGTGGAGATGACGATCGCCGCGCTGACCGGCGCGGTCGGCGTGTTGTCGGCGACCGCCGCGCTGGGGCTGCTGCACCCGCTGCTCATGCCGTTGCTGCTGGTCACGGCCGCTCCCGCGGGCTGGGCCGCGATCCGTGCCGCGCGCCTCGGCTACCAGGCCTTCCACCGGCTGTCGGCGGCGCGGCGGCGCAAGTTCATGCTCTCCGACCTGATGGCGGAGCGGCTGCCCGCCGCCGAGGTGCGCGCGTTCGGGCTGCGCGACTTCCTGCTCGGCGAGTACGCCAAGGTCGCCGACCTGGAGCAGGACGTCCAGCTCGACGTGGCCCGCCGCCGCACCGCGGTCAAGGCCGGCGGCGACCTGCTGACCGGCGTGGCCACGCTCGCCGTCTACGGCGCGCTGGCCGCGATGCTGGCCGGCGGCGTCATCCCGCTCGCGATCGCCGGGACGGCGGTGCTGGCGATCAGGGCCGGGCAGTCCTCGCTCGCCGCGCTGGTCCAGACGCTCAACCGCCTGTACGAGGCCGGCCTCTACTTCGGCGACTACCTGGCCTTCCGCGACCTGGCCGCGACCCGCGCCCCGGCGCCGCCCGGCGCCGCCCCCCAGGGCCTGGCCCGCCTGGAGGCCGACCGCGTCACCTTCGCCTACCCGGGAGCCGGCCGGCCCGCGCTGCGCGAGGTCAGCGTCACGGTGCGGCGCGGCGAGGTGGTGGCGCTCGTCGGCGAGAACGGCTCGGGCAAGACCACGCTGGCCAAGCTGCTGGCGGGGCTGTACCGGCCGCAGTCGGGCGCCGTCCGCTGGGACGGCCACGACGTGACCGATCTCGACCTGCGCAAGCTGGTGTCGGTGATCGCCCAGGACCACACGCGCTGGCCGCTGACCGTCCGCGAGAACATCCTCATGGGCCGCCCCGAGGACCCGGACCGGCTGGCCGCCGCCGTGGCGGCGGCCGGGGCCGCCGAGGTGGTCGCCGCGCTGCCCGGCGGCTACGACGCGCTGCTGGACCGCCGCTTCCGGGGCGGGCACGACCTGTCGGGCGGGCAGTGGCAGCGCATCGCGGTGGCGCGGGGCTTCTACCGGGAGGCCGAGCTGGTCATCTTCGACGAGCCGACCTCGGCGCTGGACGCGCGGGCCGAGCACGCCCTGTTCGAACGCATCCGGCGGCACGCGGACGGACGCGCCATCGTGCTGATCACGCACCGGCTGGCCAGCGTCCGCTACGCCGACCGCATCTACGTCCTGCGGGAGGGGCGGGTGGTGGAGCAGGGCACGCACGCCGAGCTGATGGCTCGCGCCGGCCTGTACGCCGAGCTGTACGACCTCCAGGCGGCCGCCTACCGCCACGACCCCCCTCCCCCGGACGCCGCCGGCGGGCGGGCCTCCGGGGCGGAGCGCGGCGAAGGGGTGGTGGTGCCGTGA
- a CDS encoding barstar family protein: protein MTPAAARPLPPWLAVSAGPAPAVLDGRACRTRAAFFEEAARALRLPGWFGRNWDALTDCLRGTGPLALVVTDAGDLLADEPPGQLAVLLDVLADAARDGLTVTLLTAPGGEAALRGRVAAALR, encoded by the coding sequence ATGACCCCAGCCGCCGCCCGCCCGCTGCCGCCCTGGCTGGCGGTGTCCGCCGGGCCGGCCCCTGCCGTGCTGGACGGGCGGGCCTGCCGTACGCGGGCGGCCTTCTTCGAGGAGGCGGCGCGGGCGTTGCGCCTGCCCGGCTGGTTCGGGCGCAACTGGGACGCCCTGACCGACTGCCTGCGCGGGACCGGCCCGCTCGCCCTGGTCGTGACGGACGCCGGGGACCTGCTCGCCGACGAGCCGCCCGGGCAGCTCGCGGTGCTGCTGGACGTCCTCGCCGACGCGGCCCGCGACGGGCTCACCGTCACGCTGCTCACCGCGCCCGGCGGCGAGGCGGCCCTGCGCGGGCGCGTCGCGGCCGCGCTGCGCTGA